In Dyadobacter subterraneus, a single genomic region encodes these proteins:
- a CDS encoding DNA topoisomerase IB, translated as MSGAVAVGTLTELPAISSRQIKKLKKDPALTAAAAGLHYISGSDAPGYIRKGKSPRFYYVEKSGARCKDKEAISRIKSLVLPPAWQEVWISKDPEGHLQATGIDEAGRKQYRYHPHWNLIRNQTKYYRLLTFSDSLPQLREKVESDLRRRTFDLDKAIALVIKLMDKTCIRVGNQRYKIKHGSSGITTLDARHATVKGKTIRFMFKGKKGVKQDITLKDIQLARLVKQCKEMPGRRLFQYINEKGEKCALSASHVNEYIRIHTGASFSAKDFRTWMGTVTAFEFLSAQSEYKTKREFNKTVNTCLDAVAAHLGNTRTVCRKYYVHPAVFLAYEKGKIQRIFHKEVDHAKYLSDNELHVKALLAHPA; from the coding sequence ATGTCTGGAGCCGTAGCCGTTGGAACACTTACAGAATTGCCTGCAATTTCCTCAAGACAAATAAAAAAATTAAAAAAAGATCCTGCGCTGACAGCCGCTGCGGCAGGACTTCATTATATTTCAGGGAGTGATGCACCGGGATACATCCGAAAAGGAAAATCGCCTCGGTTTTATTATGTTGAAAAATCAGGCGCAAGATGTAAGGATAAGGAAGCAATTTCCAGAATAAAATCACTGGTTTTGCCACCCGCCTGGCAGGAAGTCTGGATCAGCAAAGATCCGGAAGGACATCTTCAGGCAACTGGTATCGACGAAGCCGGACGTAAACAATACCGCTATCATCCGCACTGGAATTTGATCCGTAACCAGACAAAATATTACCGCTTATTAACCTTTTCCGACTCCTTGCCACAGCTTCGTGAAAAAGTAGAAAGTGATTTACGCAGAAGAACTTTTGATCTGGATAAAGCTATTGCCCTGGTTATCAAACTCATGGACAAAACCTGTATCCGTGTTGGAAACCAGCGTTATAAAATTAAACATGGTTCTTCCGGGATCACCACGCTGGACGCAAGGCATGCAACGGTGAAAGGAAAAACGATCCGTTTTATGTTTAAAGGTAAAAAAGGTGTAAAACAGGACATCACATTGAAAGATATACAATTAGCCAGATTGGTAAAACAGTGCAAGGAAATGCCAGGCCGCAGACTATTTCAGTATATCAACGAAAAAGGAGAAAAATGTGCTCTGTCGGCCAGCCATGTAAATGAATATATCAGAATTCATACCGGTGCCAGTTTTTCGGCAAAGGATTTCCGTACCTGGATGGGTACAGTGACAGCTTTTGAGTTTTTGAGCGCACAATCGGAATACAAAACAAAAAGAGAATTTAACAAAACGGTTAACACTTGTCTGGACGCTGTGGCTGCACATTTAGGAAATACACGTACCGTTTGCAGGAAATATTATGTACATCCCGCTGTTTTCCTGGCTTATGAAAAAGGAAAAATCCAGCGCATTTTCCATAAAGAAGTTGATCATGCCAAATATCTTTCTGATAATGAATTGCATGTAAAAGCACTATTGGCACATCCGGCTTAA
- a CDS encoding response regulator: MNPDKFYNIFLADDDEDDTFLFQEALEQLSLSSSLVTAENGLELMKKLNSSDVAPDMIFLDMNMPVKNGLECLSELRATETFRQTPVIILSTSVAGYLLESAYNAGANLYVQKPTSFSSLISILEQCLSKKSDFTSQPDINDFLVANNN; this comes from the coding sequence ATGAACCCGGATAAATTCTATAATATTTTTTTAGCTGATGATGATGAAGATGATACCTTCCTTTTTCAGGAAGCACTTGAACAACTTTCCTTATCGTCCAGCCTGGTAACAGCTGAAAATGGTTTGGAATTAATGAAAAAATTGAATTCCAGCGACGTCGCTCCTGACATGATTTTTCTTGATATGAACATGCCGGTTAAAAATGGACTTGAATGTCTGTCGGAATTAAGAGCAACGGAAACTTTCAGACAAACGCCGGTAATTATCCTTTCAACTTCGGTAGCAGGCTATCTTCTCGAATCAGCCTATAATGCTGGCGCCAATTTATATGTCCAAAAGCCGACAAGTTTTTCAAGCCTGATCAGCATTCTGGAACAATGTCTGTCTAAGAAAAGTGATTTTACTTCCCAGCCAGACATAAATGATTTTCTGGTTGCCAACAACAACTAA